Part of the Sinomonas atrocyanea genome is shown below.
CGGCGCCAGAAAGCGCGGCTCCACACCCGGGCCATGGCCAGCAGGGTCAGCAGGCTCACCACGACGCCGGCCGCCACGAGCACGAGCGCGAGCGGCGTCCCCTGCTGCACACCGGCCTGCAGGAGGCCCAGCTTGCCGAGGAACCCGGACAGGGGCGGGATGCCGGAGAGGTTCATGGCCGGCAGGAAGTACAGCAGGGCCAGCAGGGGCGAGAGCTTCGCGAGGCCGCCGAGCCGGTCGATCGAGGACGAGCCGGCGCGCCGCTCCACGAGCCCGGCCACGAGGAACAGGGATGTCTGGACCGTGATGTGGTGCACCACGTAGTACACCGCGGCGGCGAGCCCGAGGACTGAGCTCAGGGCCGCGCCGAAGACCATGTAGCCGATGTGGCTGACGAGGGTGAAGGACAGCAGCCTCTTGATGTCCGTCTGGGCGATCGCGCCGAGGATGCCCACCACCATCGTGGCCAGGGCCACGACCATGAGCGGGGCGTTGAGCGTGTCCCCGGGGAACAGCAGCGTCTCGGTGCGGATGATCGCGTACACGCCGACCTTGGTCAGCAGGCCCGCGAACACCGCCGTCACGGGCGCGGGCGCCGTCGGGTAGGAGTCCGGCAGCCAGAAGGACAGCGGGAAGACGGCCGCCTTGATCCCGAAGGCCACGAGCAGCATCGAGTGCAGGAGCGTCCGCGTGCCGGGGTCGAGCTGGCCGAGCTTGACCGCGAGGTCGGCCATGTTCACCGTGCCCGTCGCGCCGTAGACCATGGCGATCGCGATGAGGAACAGCAGCGAGGACACGACGCTGACCACCACGTAGGTGACGCCAGCGCGGATGCGGGGCCCGGTGCCGCCGAGGGTCATGAGCACGTAGCTGGCGGTCAGGAGGATCTCGAAGCCGACGTAGAGGTTGAACAGGTCGCCCGCGAGGAACGCGTTGGAGACGCCCGCGACGAGGATCATGTAGCTGGGGTGGAAGACGGAGATGGGCCCGTCCTTGTCCCCGTCCGCCATGCCCTGCCCGGTGGCGTACACGAGCACGGCGAGGCTCACCGTCGTCGAGATGACGAGCATGAGCGAGGAGAACTGGTCCACGACCATGGTGATGCCGAACGGCGGCAGCCACCCGCCGATCGTCACGGCCGAGGTGCCCCCGTCCCACACGGACGCGAGGAGCACGCACTCGAGGACTAGGGTGAGGGCGAGGACGGAGATCGTGACCGTCCGCTGGGCGCGCTCCTGGCGCAGGAGCACGAAGGCGAGGGCGGCCCCGAAGATGGGGAGGACGACGGCGAGCGGCGCCAGGCTGGCGATGTTCACTCCCGCTCCGCCTCCTTCCGCTGGAGGGCATGGGACCGGGGATCGGGCGCGGAGAGGACCGCCTGGTCGGCGGCCGCCGCGGCCTCTGGGCTCGGGAACTCGGACGGGTCGTCGGGGACGTCGGCGTCGTCCTCGGCGTCCCAGCTGGGCTGGGCGGCGACTCGGCGGTCCTCGAGGTCGTCCGCGACGACGTCGGCGCGGCCCAGCTGCCACGTCCGGTAGACGAGGGCGAGCAGGAACGCGGTCACGGCGAACGAGATGACGATCGAGGTGAGGATCAGGGCCTGCGGGAGCGGGTCGCTGTAGGCGGCCGCGGAGGTGCCCCTGGTGACGAGCGGGGCGAGTCCGGCGCCGCCGCCGGTGGCCAGCAGCAGGACGTTGGCGCCGTTGGTCAGCAGCATGAGCCCGAGGAGCACGCGGGTAAGGGAGCGCTCGAGCAGCAGGTAGATGCCCGTGGCGAAGAGGAGCCCGGCGAGGATGGCCAGGGTGAGGTTGACGGTCATCGCGCGGCCCCCTCGCGCTCGGCCTTGCTCCTGCGGGCCTCGGCCTTCGCGGCGGCCTCGATCTGCTCGTCGATGCCCGAGCCGAGGCTGCGCAGCACATCGATCACGAGCCCCACGACCACGAGGTACACGCCGACGTCGAAGATAGTCGAGGTCACGAACTTCACGTCACCGAAGACCGGGAGCCAGATCGTCAGGATGGCGCTCTGGAAGACCTCTGCGCCGGCCGCGAGCGGAACGGCCGCGGAGAGCGCCGCCGTGGCCAGGCCGATTCCGAGGACTGCGCCCGGGCTGACCGGTGCGGCCTCGTGCAGCTCGAAGCGGCCCCCCGCGAGGTATCGGATGGTGAGCGCGAGCCCGGCGACGAGGCCGCCGGCGAACCCGCCGCCCGGGAAGTTGTGCCCGGCCAGGAGGAGGTACACCGAGAAGACGATCATGGAGTGGAAGAGGAGCCGGGTGACGACCTCGAAGATGATCGAGCGGCGCTCGGGGGCGAGCGTGCGCCCGGCCACGAGCCAGGGGTCGCGCTCCACGGTGGCGAACGTGCGGGCCACGGCGAGCTCGGCCGCTCCGCGGGAACGCGCCTCGACGCCGCGCACGCGGCCGATGCTGCCCGTGGGCACGTCCGCGGTCGCCGTGAGGGCGCGTCCGCGGTGCCGGATGAAGATCAGGCTCGCGATCCCGGTCGCGGCGAGCGCGAGGACCGAGATCTCGCCGAACGTGTCCCACGCCCGCAGGTCCACGAGGGTGACGTTGACGATGTTCAGGCCGCCCCCGCCCCTGTAGGCGAGGTCGGGGAACTGCAGCGAGATGGGCTCGACGACCCGGGCGCCCATGGCCGCGAGCCCCGCGAGCACCATGGCGGTGCCGAACGCGGCGGCGATGACGATGCGCGCCGCGCGGTACCGGCCGCCCGTGCGGTCCCGCAGCTGCGGGGGCAGGCTGCGCAGGCCCAGGACGAACGCCACGAGCACGATCGTCTCGACCAGCATCTGCGTCACGGCGAGGTCCGGGGCGCCCTGCAGCGCGAAGATGAGCGCGATGCCGTAGCCGGTGATGGAGACCATGAGGACCGCGAGGAAGCGTTTGTTGGCCCGCACCGCCGCGAGCGCGCCGACGGCGATCGCGGCCCCGATCACCGGAATGAGCGGCGAGCCGGGGTCCACGAGCGTGACGCGCTCGGGCGGGGGCAGGGGCACCCCTCCGGTCAGGAGCACCGCGAGCGGCACGATCGCGGCCACGGCGAGGATCACGGCCAGGTAGAAGAAGAGGGAACCGCGCTGGGTCCGGCCCGTGACCCAGATGGCGGCCTGGTCCACCGCGCCGATGAGGGCCCGGTAGCCGCGCTCGGCGTCCGCCGGCACGTTCGCGCGGGCCTGGGCGCGGCCCACGGCGTCCCGCCGTGCGAACAGGGCAGCGCCGAGGATCCACCCGGCCGCCGAGAGTGCCAGGGGCAGGCTGATGCCGTGCCACGCCGCGAGGTGCGGCAGCGGCGCGGGCGAGGGGCCGGCGTCGTGCGCCGCGGCGGCACCTGCCGCCACGGACGCCGCATACGGGGCCGCCCACGCGTCCACCGGGGCGGGCCACAGGCCGTACGCGAGGCCGGCGAGCGCGAGGAGCGCCGGGGCGAGGGCGAACAGCGGGGTGATGGGGGTGAAGGGAGTGTCCGCCACCCCCGGCTTGCGGGCGAACGCGCCCCACACGAAGCGGGCGCTGTAGGCCACGGTCAGCGCCGAACCGAGGGCGAAGCCGACGAGCAGGACGGCCTCCCACGCGGCCGGCAGGGGCGTGTGCGCGAAGGCGTCGAAGATGGCCTCCTTGGCCACGAACCCGCCGAACAGCGGCAGCCCGGCCATCGACGCCGCGGCGAGGGTCCCCGCCACGGCGAGGGCGCGGGAGCGGCCGAACACGCCCGAGAGGCGGCGCAGGTCGCGGGTGCCGGTCTGGTGGTCGATGATCCCGACCACGAGGAACAGGGCGGCCTTGAACAGCGCGTGGGCCACGACCATCGCGAGCCCGGCCAGCGCCGCCGCGGGCGTGCCGAGGCCCACGACGGCGACCATGAAACCGAGCTGGCTCACGGTGCCGAACGCGAGGATGAGCTTGATGTCGTGCTGGCGCAGCGACCGGTACCCGCCCAGCAGCATGGTCGCGAGCCCGAAGGCGAGGACCACCGGCTGCCAGTATGCGGTCGCGGCCAGGGCGGGGGCGAGCCGGGCCACGAGGTACACGCCGGCCTTGACCATCGCGGCCGCGTGCAGGTACGCCGAGACGGGGGTGGGGGCGGCCATGGCCGCCGGGAGCCAGAAGTGGAATGGCACGAGGGCCGACTTGCTCAGCGCGCCCACGAGCGTGAGCACCGCGCCGGCCGCGACGGGCACGGCCGTGGTCGGGTCGGCCACGAGGGCGGGCGCCTTCTCCAGCAGCGCCGAGATGCGGTACGTCCCGGCAGCCTCGCCCAGGAGGATCAGGCCCACGAGCATGGCCAGGCCCCCGGCGGTCGTGACCACGAGCGCCTGCAGGGCCGAGCGGCGGGCGGAGAGGCGCACGTTCGCGTAGCCGATGAGGAGGTAGGAGAGGACCGTGGTCAGCTCCCAGAAGATGAACAGGGCAATGAGGTCGTCCGCCGTGACGAGCCCGAACATCGCGCCCGCGAACGCGAGCATCTGCCCGCCGAAGCCGCCCAGGCCC
Proteins encoded:
- a CDS encoding Na+/H+ antiporter subunit D, translated to MNIASLAPLAVVLPIFGAALAFVLLRQERAQRTVTISVLALTLVLECVLLASVWDGGTSAVTIGGWLPPFGITMVVDQFSSLMLVISTTVSLAVLVYATGQGMADGDKDGPISVFHPSYMILVAGVSNAFLAGDLFNLYVGFEILLTASYVLMTLGGTGPRIRAGVTYVVVSVVSSLLFLIAIAMVYGATGTVNMADLAVKLGQLDPGTRTLLHSMLLVAFGIKAAVFPLSFWLPDSYPTAPAPVTAVFAGLLTKVGVYAIIRTETLLFPGDTLNAPLMVVALATMVVGILGAIAQTDIKRLLSFTLVSHIGYMVFGAALSSVLGLAAAVYYVVHHITVQTSLFLVAGLVERRAGSSSIDRLGGLAKLSPLLALLYFLPAMNLSGIPPLSGFLGKLGLLQAGVQQGTPLALVLVAAGVVVSLLTLLAMARVWSRAFWRRPEDAEAPDRGLLAPAAANALPKSMVGATAGLVAVGLALTVFAGPLFRLSAQSAQEMLDRTGYISAVLGTDAAAAAHAQATVGGRR
- a CDS encoding Na(+)/H(+) antiporter subunit C — encoded protein: MTVNLTLAILAGLLFATGIYLLLERSLTRVLLGLMLLTNGANVLLLATGGGAGLAPLVTRGTSAAAYSDPLPQALILTSIVISFAVTAFLLALVYRTWQLGRADVVADDLEDRRVAAQPSWDAEDDADVPDDPSEFPSPEAAAAADQAVLSAPDPRSHALQRKEAERE
- a CDS encoding Na+/H+ antiporter subunit A, giving the protein MLPVLALHFTVAAGAPWIFRRMGRAAFFLLAAVPAGSLVWLALLGPSAYDAGPVAAAAHGAAAASPARGIVESWDFVPTLGVQLAFRLDPLAWVLCLLVLGVGALVLLYCARYFKRGDAGLGGFGGQMLAFAGAMFGLVTADDLIALFIFWELTTVLSYLLIGYANVRLSARRSALQALVVTTAGGLAMLVGLILLGEAAGTYRISALLEKAPALVADPTTAVPVAAGAVLTLVGALSKSALVPFHFWLPAAMAAPTPVSAYLHAAAMVKAGVYLVARLAPALAATAYWQPVVLAFGLATMLLGGYRSLRQHDIKLILAFGTVSQLGFMVAVVGLGTPAAALAGLAMVVAHALFKAALFLVVGIIDHQTGTRDLRRLSGVFGRSRALAVAGTLAAASMAGLPLFGGFVAKEAIFDAFAHTPLPAAWEAVLLVGFALGSALTVAYSARFVWGAFARKPGVADTPFTPITPLFALAPALLALAGLAYGLWPAPVDAWAAPYAASVAAGAAAAHDAGPSPAPLPHLAAWHGISLPLALSAAGWILGAALFARRDAVGRAQARANVPADAERGYRALIGAVDQAAIWVTGRTQRGSLFFYLAVILAVAAIVPLAVLLTGGVPLPPPERVTLVDPGSPLIPVIGAAIAVGALAAVRANKRFLAVLMVSITGYGIALIFALQGAPDLAVTQMLVETIVLVAFVLGLRSLPPQLRDRTGGRYRAARIVIAAAFGTAMVLAGLAAMGARVVEPISLQFPDLAYRGGGGLNIVNVTLVDLRAWDTFGEISVLALAATGIASLIFIRHRGRALTATADVPTGSIGRVRGVEARSRGAAELAVARTFATVERDPWLVAGRTLAPERRSIIFEVVTRLLFHSMIVFSVYLLLAGHNFPGGGFAGGLVAGLALTIRYLAGGRFELHEAAPVSPGAVLGIGLATAALSAAVPLAAGAEVFQSAILTIWLPVFGDVKFVTSTIFDVGVYLVVVGLVIDVLRSLGSGIDEQIEAAAKAEARRSKAEREGAAR